A region from the Microcella frigidaquae genome encodes:
- a CDS encoding DUF2200 domain-containing protein, giving the protein MATPPATLDRVARMPFATVYPLYVTKVEKKGRTRAELDAVIQWLTGFDDAAIAQHIAAQTTFAEFFDAAHLHPNASLITGVICGVRVEEIEEPLMQRVRYLDKLVDELAKGKAMEKILRAPAA; this is encoded by the coding sequence ATGGCCACCCCACCCGCCACCCTCGACCGCGTCGCACGCATGCCCTTCGCGACCGTGTATCCGCTCTACGTGACGAAGGTCGAGAAGAAGGGCCGGACGCGCGCCGAGCTCGACGCGGTCATCCAGTGGCTGACGGGCTTCGATGACGCGGCCATCGCGCAGCACATCGCCGCACAGACGACGTTCGCCGAGTTCTTCGACGCCGCCCACCTTCACCCGAACGCGAGCCTCATCACCGGGGTCATCTGCGGCGTGCGCGTCGAGGAGATCGAGGAGCCGCTCATGCAGCGCGTGCGCTACCTCGACAAACTCGTCGACGAACTGGCCAAAGGCAAGGCCATGGAGAAGATCCTGCGCGCGCCGGCGGCCTGA
- a CDS encoding YchJ family metal-binding protein — translation MRCPCLSGLPFAECCEPLHRGAAIAPTAEQLMRSRFSAFTVGDADYLLATWHPSTRPATLELDPVVRWYRLDILDRSAGGPLDRRGAVEFQAYWRSPDDRGSQRERSRFVREGGRWFYLDAASLS, via the coding sequence GTGCGCTGCCCCTGCCTGAGCGGCCTGCCCTTCGCCGAGTGCTGCGAGCCCCTGCACCGCGGGGCCGCGATCGCCCCGACGGCCGAGCAGCTGATGCGCTCACGCTTCAGCGCCTTCACGGTCGGCGATGCCGACTACCTGCTCGCCACCTGGCACCCGTCGACGCGTCCGGCGACGCTCGAGCTCGACCCCGTGGTGCGCTGGTACCGCCTCGACATCCTCGACCGGTCGGCCGGCGGGCCGCTCGACAGGCGCGGCGCGGTCGAGTTCCAGGCCTACTGGCGCTCGCCCGACGACCGCGGGTCGCAGCGTGAGCGCAGCCGGTTCGTGCGCGAGGGCGGACGCTGGTTCTACCTCGATGCGGCGAGCCTGAGCTAG
- a CDS encoding trans-sulfuration enzyme family protein yields MLSDDAFETRAVHAGRGDLAALGVHALPIDLSTTNPLPDIEVGGGSYESIATGGHPTEGGNVYARLWNPTVARFEQALAELEGAEEAVAFGTGMAAVSAVLLAAMNRGRGRHVVAVRPLYGGTDHLLASRLLGTETTYCAPDEVAGAVRSDTCLVVMESPCNPTLELIDIAAVVAAAGDAPVMVDNTFATPVLQNPLAHGAALALHSATKYIGGHGDAMGGVVAGSSEWATAIRPVRAITGGLLHPLGAYLLHRGLPTLALRVRAQQATAGELASLLAEHSAVARVHYPGLPGSDPHGLLGMQLRGPGAMLTVELAGGYAAAERFIGALRLFTHAVSLGGVDSLVQHPASLTHRPVAPDARPGAGVVRMSIGLEAVQDLRRDLHNALEAAQR; encoded by the coding sequence ATGCTCAGCGACGACGCCTTCGAGACGCGCGCCGTGCACGCGGGGCGCGGTGACCTCGCGGCGCTCGGTGTCCACGCTCTGCCGATCGACCTCTCGACCACGAATCCGCTGCCCGACATCGAGGTCGGCGGAGGCTCGTACGAGTCCATCGCCACCGGAGGGCATCCCACCGAGGGCGGAAACGTCTACGCCCGGCTCTGGAACCCGACCGTGGCCCGGTTCGAGCAGGCCCTCGCCGAGCTGGAGGGCGCCGAGGAGGCCGTCGCATTCGGCACCGGGATGGCGGCGGTCAGTGCGGTGCTGCTCGCGGCGATGAACCGGGGGAGGGGCCGTCACGTCGTGGCCGTGCGCCCGCTGTACGGCGGCACCGACCACCTGCTCGCCTCGAGGCTGCTCGGCACGGAGACGACCTACTGCGCGCCCGACGAGGTCGCCGGGGCGGTGCGCTCCGACACCTGCCTGGTCGTCATGGAGTCGCCCTGCAACCCCACGCTCGAGCTCATCGACATCGCCGCCGTGGTCGCGGCGGCCGGCGACGCGCCGGTCATGGTCGACAACACCTTCGCCACCCCGGTGCTCCAGAACCCGCTCGCGCACGGCGCGGCCCTCGCGCTGCACAGTGCCACCAAGTACATCGGCGGTCACGGCGACGCCATGGGAGGAGTCGTGGCCGGCAGCAGCGAGTGGGCAACGGCCATCCGTCCCGTGCGGGCCATCACGGGCGGGCTGCTGCACCCGCTCGGCGCGTATCTGCTGCACCGCGGCCTGCCGACCCTCGCTCTGCGGGTGCGCGCTCAGCAGGCGACGGCGGGGGAGCTCGCATCGCTGCTGGCCGAGCACTCTGCTGTCGCGCGGGTGCACTACCCGGGCCTGCCGGGGAGCGACCCGCACGGGCTGCTCGGCATGCAGCTGCGCGGACCCGGCGCCATGCTCACTGTCGAGCTCGCGGGCGGGTACGCCGCGGCAGAGCGCTTCATCGGCGCGCTGCGGCTCTTCACGCACGCCGTGTCGCTCGGGGGAGTCGACTCGCTGGTGCAGCATCCCGCATCGCTCACGCACCGCCCGGTGGCGCCGGATGCCCGCCCCGGCGCCGGCGTCGTGCGAATGTCGATCGGCCTGGAGGCCGTGCAGGACCTCCGCCGCGACCTGCACAACGCGCTCGAGGCCGCGCAGCGCTAG
- a CDS encoding Lrp/AsnC family transcriptional regulator has protein sequence MSDSSTTQNAHPASLDAARLDGTDLALLAELERNGRLTNAALAERAGIAESTCTQRLRSLRERGVIRAFRADIDPAALGLSLQALITVRLGTHGREQVHGFERGVRTLPNVLTAFHVAGADDYLLHVAVPTAAALRELVLDHLTTQPHVRHVETQLVFEVIPGPGLVAAGQPA, from the coding sequence ATGTCCGACTCGAGCACGACGCAGAACGCGCACCCCGCATCCCTCGACGCCGCGCGCCTCGACGGCACCGACCTCGCCCTGCTCGCCGAGCTCGAGCGCAACGGTCGCCTGACCAATGCGGCGCTCGCCGAGCGCGCGGGCATCGCGGAGTCGACCTGCACCCAGCGGCTCCGGTCGCTCCGCGAGCGCGGAGTGATCCGCGCCTTCCGCGCCGACATCGACCCGGCCGCCCTCGGCCTCAGCCTGCAGGCGCTCATCACCGTTCGGCTGGGCACGCACGGCCGCGAGCAGGTGCACGGGTTCGAGCGGGGCGTGCGCACCCTGCCGAACGTCCTGACGGCGTTCCACGTCGCGGGTGCTGACGACTACCTGCTGCACGTGGCCGTGCCGACGGCCGCCGCGCTGCGCGAGCTCGTGCTCGACCACCTCACGACGCAGCCGCATGTGCGGCACGTCGAGACGCAACTGGTGTTCGAGGTGATCCCCGGCCCGGGTCTCGTCGCCGCCGGTCAGCCGGCGTAG
- the trpD gene encoding anthranilate phosphoribosyltransferase, which yields MTTPPSWPRILTRMLDGDDLSIAEATWAMEQVVSGEATEAQLGGFLVALRAKGETVDEIVGFRDAALRHARAIEIPAMVLDIVGTGGDPYGAVVNVSSIASIVVAAAGVPVAKHGNRAASSSSGASDVLQHLGVEIDLEPESVATVFGEVGLTYLNAAVFHPGFRHAGPPRRQLGIATVFNILGPLCNPARPEASAVGVASLDRVPLVVGVFRTRGATALVYRGDDGIDKITTTGHSHIWEVSRGFVTEHDLDPRELGIRTAQIEEILGSTPDHNASLARAVLGGEPGPVRDIVLLNAAAGLVSFRLAEDPDQIRRPLLERLAEQLTVAETTIDSGAAAAKLEQWAAATARYAG from the coding sequence ATGACGACTCCACCTTCCTGGCCCCGCATCCTCACCCGAATGCTCGATGGCGACGATCTCTCGATCGCCGAGGCGACCTGGGCGATGGAGCAGGTGGTCTCGGGGGAGGCGACGGAGGCCCAGCTGGGCGGCTTCCTGGTCGCACTCCGGGCCAAGGGCGAGACGGTCGACGAGATCGTCGGCTTCCGTGATGCGGCGCTGCGGCATGCCCGCGCGATCGAGATCCCGGCCATGGTGCTCGACATCGTCGGCACCGGGGGAGACCCGTATGGAGCGGTCGTCAACGTCTCGTCGATCGCGTCGATCGTGGTCGCGGCGGCGGGTGTACCGGTGGCGAAGCACGGCAACCGCGCGGCGAGCTCGTCCTCGGGCGCGTCCGATGTGCTGCAGCACCTCGGGGTGGAGATCGACCTGGAGCCGGAGAGCGTGGCGACGGTCTTCGGCGAGGTCGGTCTCACCTACCTCAACGCGGCGGTCTTCCACCCTGGCTTCCGGCACGCGGGCCCGCCCCGGCGTCAGCTGGGCATCGCGACGGTGTTCAACATCCTCGGCCCGCTCTGCAACCCCGCCCGCCCCGAGGCCTCGGCCGTCGGGGTCGCGAGTCTCGACCGGGTGCCCCTCGTCGTGGGCGTCTTCCGTACGCGCGGCGCGACGGCGCTCGTCTACCGCGGCGATGACGGCATCGACAAGATCACGACCACCGGTCACAGCCACATCTGGGAGGTCTCGCGCGGATTCGTGACCGAGCACGACCTGGACCCGCGCGAACTGGGCATTCGCACCGCGCAGATCGAGGAGATCCTGGGCTCGACGCCCGATCACAACGCGAGTCTCGCCCGCGCGGTGCTCGGTGGCGAGCCGGGGCCGGTGCGCGACATCGTGCTGCTGAACGCTGCCGCCGGTCTCGTGTCGTTCCGGCTGGCGGAGGACCCGGACCAGATCCGCCGGCCGCTGCTCGAGCGCCTCGCCGAGCAGCTGACCGTTGCCGAGACGACGATCGACTCGGGCGCCGCCGCGGCGAAGCTCGAGCAGTGGGCGGCGGCGACCGCGCGCTACGCCGGCTGA
- the ctaE gene encoding aa3-type cytochrome oxidase subunit III: protein MTSTSLSSSLSAPTINRPNVVAVGTIVWLGSEVMFFAGLFAIYFTLRSTSPQLWEAGTEKFNVPFALTITTILVLSSVTCQFGVFAAERLQVRRTGWKPTQWGMVEWFFLTYALGAIFIAGQSYEYSILVSEAVRLDSDAFGSAFYLTTGFHGLHVTGGLIAFLLVIGRAYAVKTFTHRDATSAIVVSYYWHFVDVVWIGLFLVIYVLQ from the coding sequence GTGACCAGTACCTCGCTTTCGAGCTCGCTCAGCGCACCCACGATCAACCGACCCAACGTCGTCGCCGTCGGCACGATCGTCTGGCTGGGAAGCGAGGTGATGTTCTTCGCCGGCCTGTTCGCCATCTACTTCACCCTGCGGTCGACCTCCCCGCAGCTCTGGGAGGCCGGCACCGAGAAGTTCAACGTGCCGTTCGCCCTGACGATCACCACGATCCTCGTGCTGTCGTCGGTCACCTGCCAGTTCGGCGTGTTCGCAGCCGAGCGGCTGCAGGTGCGACGCACCGGCTGGAAGCCGACGCAGTGGGGCATGGTCGAGTGGTTCTTCCTGACCTACGCGCTCGGCGCGATCTTCATCGCCGGGCAGTCGTACGAGTACTCGATCCTCGTCAGCGAGGCCGTCCGCCTCGACTCCGACGCGTTCGGATCGGCGTTCTACCTCACCACCGGGTTCCACGGCCTCCACGTCACGGGCGGCCTGATCGCCTTCCTGCTGGTGATCGGCCGCGCGTATGCCGTGAAGACCTTCACCCACCGCGACGCGACCAGCGCGATCGTGGTCTCCTATTACTGGCACTTCGTTGACGTGGTCTGGATCGGTCTGTTCCTCGTCATCTACGTCCTCCAATGA
- the qcrC gene encoding cytochrome bc1 complex diheme cytochrome c subunit: MATSSASARRVGRRHPLATTALLVVGLLATGGAYALATTTATAETRAASAELVEEGGKLFAANCASCHGLQAQGTAAGPTLIGAGALAVDFQVGTGRMPMAASGPQAEKKPVQFTQEQIDAMGAWVAELAPGPAVPADRYIAGDGDAANGAELFRINCAMCHNVAGAGGALTEGKWAPGLAGVDPVHIYGAMVTGPQNMPVFSDLNLTPEEKNDIITYLLYVEENPSVGGWDLGSLGPVSEGLFIWIFGLGALIGVTIWLTAKSN, translated from the coding sequence ATGGCTACCTCCTCCGCATCCGCTCGCCGCGTCGGTCGCCGGCACCCGCTCGCGACCACCGCTCTGCTCGTCGTCGGCCTCCTCGCGACGGGCGGCGCCTACGCGCTCGCCACGACCACCGCGACGGCCGAGACCCGTGCCGCCAGCGCCGAGCTGGTCGAGGAGGGCGGCAAGCTCTTCGCCGCGAACTGCGCCAGCTGCCACGGCCTCCAGGCCCAGGGCACCGCGGCCGGCCCGACCCTGATCGGCGCGGGCGCGCTCGCCGTCGACTTCCAGGTGGGCACCGGTCGCATGCCGATGGCGGCGTCGGGCCCGCAGGCCGAGAAGAAGCCCGTGCAGTTCACCCAGGAGCAGATCGACGCCATGGGCGCGTGGGTCGCCGAGCTCGCCCCCGGCCCCGCCGTTCCTGCCGACCGCTACATCGCCGGTGACGGCGACGCCGCCAATGGCGCGGAGCTCTTCCGCATCAACTGCGCCATGTGCCACAACGTCGCCGGTGCCGGTGGCGCACTGACCGAGGGCAAGTGGGCTCCCGGCCTCGCGGGCGTCGACCCGGTGCACATCTACGGTGCGATGGTGACCGGCCCGCAGAACATGCCCGTCTTCAGCGACCTCAACCTCACGCCCGAGGAGAAGAACGACATCATCACCTACCTGCTGTACGTCGAGGAGAACCCCTCGGTCGGCGGGTGGGACCTCGGTTCGCTGGGCCCCGTGTCGGAGGGCCTCTTCATCTGGATCTTCGGTCTCGGAGCCCTGATCGGCGTCACGATCTGGCTCACCGCGAAGTCCAACTAG
- the qcrA gene encoding cytochrome bc1 complex Rieske iron-sulfur subunit, translating to MAEAHDGTSSETAGKAVAPQQDHSAPPPAVAVVRADRIPNPGFPPERLRVTDLDPKKAKHAERTISLLFFLSVIGSVLAVVAYILFPIDDQDPGSIRLNNMLIGVGITLGLLGIGIGAVHWSKALMHGHEQVEERHPTRGSDESRERAVEIFREANAESGFTRRTLVRNSLIGAVVATPIPAIALFRDLAPAEDPVALLKHTMWDTGVRLTRDPSGTPIKASEVTIGSAFHVIPEGLAELESHRLEEKAKAAVLLMRLPIDELNEREDRAGWSYDGIVAYSKICTHVGCPVALYEQQTHHLLCPCHQSQFDVANHSAVIFGPAARPLPQLPITVDEEGYLVAQSDFTEPVGPSFWERAL from the coding sequence TTGGCTGAGGCACACGACGGCACGAGCAGCGAGACCGCTGGCAAGGCTGTCGCCCCGCAGCAGGATCACTCCGCCCCGCCGCCCGCGGTGGCCGTGGTCCGGGCAGACCGCATCCCGAACCCCGGTTTCCCGCCGGAGCGCCTGCGCGTCACCGACCTCGACCCGAAGAAGGCAAAGCACGCCGAGCGCACGATCAGCCTGCTCTTCTTCCTGTCGGTCATCGGCAGCGTGCTGGCCGTGGTCGCCTACATCCTGTTCCCCATCGATGACCAGGACCCTGGCTCGATCCGGCTGAACAACATGCTGATCGGGGTGGGCATCACTCTCGGCCTGCTCGGTATCGGCATCGGAGCGGTGCACTGGTCGAAGGCCCTTATGCACGGCCACGAGCAGGTCGAGGAGCGCCACCCCACCCGCGGCTCCGACGAGTCGCGCGAGCGGGCCGTCGAGATCTTCCGCGAGGCGAACGCCGAGTCGGGCTTCACCCGCCGCACTCTCGTGCGCAACTCCCTCATCGGCGCCGTCGTTGCGACGCCCATCCCGGCGATCGCGCTCTTCCGCGACCTGGCGCCGGCGGAGGACCCGGTGGCGCTGCTTAAGCACACGATGTGGGACACCGGTGTCCGTCTGACCCGCGACCCGTCGGGAACCCCCATCAAGGCGTCGGAGGTGACCATCGGCTCCGCCTTCCACGTGATCCCGGAGGGTCTCGCGGAGCTCGAGTCGCACCGTCTCGAGGAGAAGGCCAAGGCGGCCGTCCTCCTCATGCGCCTGCCGATCGATGAGCTGAACGAGCGCGAGGACCGCGCCGGCTGGTCCTACGACGGCATCGTCGCCTACTCCAAGATCTGTACGCACGTCGGGTGCCCCGTCGCGCTGTACGAGCAGCAGACTCACCACCTGCTGTGCCCGTGCCACCAGTCGCAGTTCGACGTCGCGAACCACTCCGCCGTCATCTTCGGCCCGGCGGCCCGTCCCCTCCCCCAGCTCCCGATCACTGTGGATGAAGAGGGTTACCTCGTCGCGCAGAGCGACTTCACCGAACCTGTGGGTCCGAGCTTCTGGGAGCGTGCACTGTGA
- the qcrB gene encoding cytochrome bc1 complex cytochrome b subunit, with the protein MRFTSWAANYVDERTSASTAVKALGRKIFPDHWSFMLGEVALYSFIVILLSGTFLTFFFDPSMTEVEYEGSYVPLQGIPMSVAYHSALDISFEIRGGLLMRQVHHWAALLFVAAIGLHMLRVFFTGAFRKPREFNWVIGFLLFVMAMALGFTGYSLPDDLLSGNGLRIIDGMIKAVPVAGAWISYLLFGDEFPGTDIIPRLYVLHIMLLPAITIALIGIHMVLLIVNKHTQFAAPGRTNDNVVGAPVLPAFAAKAGGFFFLVFGTIVLIASFFTINPIWNYGPYDPSPVSAGTQPDWYIGFADGALRLIPPNLDWVDPLGYTWPFGVLIPLVGLLVFLAAVALYPFFEAWVTGDKREHHIAERPRNAPVRTAIGAAGVTFYAALWAAASSDLIATHFRLSIEGVIHALQFATVVGPFIAFFITKRVCLALQRKDREIALHGFESGRVVRLPGGEYIEVHEQLDDFERWRLVSFDEYQPLMIRPNDDGKITVSQRVRAGLSRWFFEDRIAPVTQNEIEAQKH; encoded by the coding sequence ATGCGGTTCACCAGCTGGGCGGCCAACTACGTCGACGAGCGCACGAGCGCGTCGACCGCCGTCAAGGCGCTGGGGCGCAAGATCTTCCCCGACCACTGGTCGTTCATGCTGGGCGAGGTCGCGCTCTACAGCTTCATCGTCATCCTGCTGAGCGGCACTTTCCTGACCTTCTTCTTCGACCCCTCCATGACCGAGGTCGAGTACGAGGGCTCGTACGTGCCTCTGCAGGGCATCCCCATGTCGGTGGCGTACCACTCGGCCCTCGACATCTCGTTCGAGATCCGCGGTGGTCTGCTCATGCGGCAGGTGCACCACTGGGCGGCCCTGCTGTTCGTTGCGGCGATCGGCCTGCACATGCTCCGGGTGTTCTTCACCGGCGCGTTCCGCAAGCCCCGCGAGTTCAACTGGGTGATCGGCTTCCTGCTCTTCGTCATGGCGATGGCCCTCGGCTTCACGGGGTACTCGCTGCCGGACGACCTGCTCTCGGGCAACGGTCTGCGCATCATCGACGGCATGATCAAGGCCGTGCCGGTGGCTGGCGCCTGGATCTCCTACCTGCTGTTCGGTGACGAGTTCCCCGGCACCGACATCATCCCGCGCCTCTACGTGCTGCACATCATGCTGCTGCCGGCGATCACGATCGCGCTCATCGGCATCCACATGGTGCTGCTGATCGTCAACAAGCACACGCAGTTCGCGGCCCCCGGGCGCACGAACGACAACGTCGTGGGCGCTCCGGTTCTCCCCGCGTTCGCGGCGAAGGCCGGCGGCTTCTTCTTCCTGGTCTTCGGCACCATCGTGCTGATCGCCTCGTTCTTCACGATCAACCCGATCTGGAACTACGGCCCGTACGACCCGTCGCCGGTGTCGGCCGGTACGCAGCCCGACTGGTACATCGGCTTCGCGGATGGCGCTCTGCGCCTGATCCCGCCGAACCTCGACTGGGTCGACCCGCTCGGCTACACCTGGCCGTTCGGCGTGCTGATCCCGCTCGTCGGTTTGCTGGTCTTCCTCGCCGCGGTCGCGCTGTACCCGTTCTTCGAGGCCTGGGTGACAGGCGACAAGCGCGAGCACCACATCGCCGAGCGGCCGCGCAACGCCCCGGTGCGCACCGCGATCGGCGCGGCGGGTGTGACGTTCTACGCGGCCCTGTGGGCGGCGGCGAGCTCCGACCTCATCGCCACGCACTTCCGCCTGTCGATCGAGGGTGTGATCCACGCTCTGCAGTTCGCGACGGTCGTCGGCCCGTTCATCGCGTTCTTCATCACCAAGCGCGTCTGCCTCGCGCTGCAGCGGAAGGATCGCGAGATCGCCCTGCACGGTTTCGAGTCGGGCCGCGTGGTCCGACTGCCCGGTGGCGAGTACATCGAGGTGCACGAGCAGCTCGACGACTTCGAGCGCTGGCGCCTGGTGAGCTTCGACGAGTACCAGCCGCTGATGATCCGGCCGAACGACGACGGCAAGATCACCGTGAGCCAGCGCGTGCGCGCCGGCCTCTCGCGCTGGTTCTTCGAGGACCGCATCGCGCCCGTCACTCAGAACGAGATCGAGGCGCAGAAGCACTAG
- a CDS encoding GNAT family N-acetyltransferase, whose protein sequence is MGLLLRTERLEISPLAEADLEAFVAYRRDPDVARYQSWTPDYTQTDARSLLAAQPSTTLPVPGDWVQLALHPVGLSQGMTLIGDVAIGTDPVQPDTYELGVTLAPAHHGQDFAREALAAILEALFAAHGAHRIVMQGDARNEAVLRLLRRLGLRHEGAVLEGDWFKGEWTTLERFALLRREWQERR, encoded by the coding sequence ATGGGCCTCCTTCTCCGCACCGAGCGGCTCGAGATCTCTCCGCTGGCGGAGGCCGATCTGGAGGCGTTCGTCGCGTACCGCCGAGACCCCGACGTGGCGCGGTATCAGTCGTGGACCCCGGACTACACGCAGACGGATGCGCGTTCCCTGCTCGCCGCCCAACCAAGCACGACGCTCCCGGTCCCGGGAGACTGGGTCCAGCTCGCGCTGCACCCCGTCGGCCTGTCACAGGGGATGACGCTCATCGGCGATGTCGCCATCGGCACCGATCCGGTCCAGCCCGACACGTACGAGCTGGGGGTGACCCTGGCTCCGGCCCATCACGGGCAGGACTTCGCGCGGGAGGCTCTTGCGGCGATTCTGGAGGCGCTCTTCGCCGCTCACGGCGCCCATCGCATCGTCATGCAGGGCGATGCTCGGAATGAGGCGGTTCTGCGCCTCCTGCGGCGTCTGGGGCTCCGCCACGAGGGCGCGGTGCTCGAGGGGGACTGGTTCAAGGGGGAGTGGACCACCCTCGAACGTTTCGCGCTTCTGCGCCGCGAGTGGCAGGAGCGACGCTAG
- a CDS encoding GNAT family N-acetyltransferase — MTLVRRARAEDADAVFELVRQLGAAFVPVRSIFDETFAEIVGGDDQHVQVIVAEDDQGVVRGYALTTIARLLSTNGPSAQLQEIAVDEEARGLALGTALVREVEAECIRRGVRQLTVAARRAGGFYDRLGYSQNAEHMRRVF, encoded by the coding sequence ATGACGCTCGTCCGGCGCGCACGCGCGGAGGATGCGGATGCCGTCTTCGAGCTGGTCCGCCAGCTCGGGGCGGCGTTCGTGCCTGTCCGGAGCATCTTCGATGAGACCTTCGCGGAGATCGTGGGCGGTGACGATCAGCACGTGCAGGTCATCGTGGCCGAAGACGACCAGGGTGTCGTACGCGGTTACGCCCTCACCACGATCGCCCGGCTGCTGTCGACCAACGGCCCCTCTGCCCAGCTGCAGGAGATCGCGGTCGACGAGGAGGCCCGCGGGCTCGCCCTCGGCACGGCCCTCGTGCGTGAGGTGGAGGCGGAGTGCATCCGTCGCGGCGTTCGCCAGCTGACGGTCGCTGCGCGCCGCGCCGGCGGCTTCTACGACCGCCTCGGCTACTCCCAGAACGCCGAGCACATGCGCCGGGTGTTCTGA
- the ctaF gene encoding aa3-type cytochrome oxidase subunit IV, giving the protein MKTNINLFWVLAAFFTLLAAVYVVWEILAVGRVEWVGAVAIALCAVLSVFIAFYLRLVYRNQGGELAEDRLDADIDDGEAEQGFFSPWSWWPVALAGAAAIAFLGLSISFWIVAYAVPLVLVAIVGWVYEYYRGNFGR; this is encoded by the coding sequence ATGAAGACCAACATCAACCTCTTCTGGGTTCTCGCCGCGTTCTTCACCCTGCTGGCAGCGGTGTACGTGGTGTGGGAGATCCTCGCGGTCGGTCGTGTCGAGTGGGTCGGTGCGGTGGCGATCGCCCTCTGCGCCGTGCTCTCCGTGTTCATCGCGTTCTACCTCCGGCTCGTCTACCGCAACCAGGGTGGCGAGCTCGCGGAGGACCGCCTCGATGCCGATATCGACGACGGGGAGGCCGAGCAGGGCTTCTTCTCGCCGTGGAGCTGGTGGCCGGTCGCCCTCGCGGGCGCCGCGGCCATCGCGTTCCTCGGCCTGTCGATCTCGTTCTGGATCGTCGCCTACGCCGTCCCGCTCGTGCTAGTCGCCATCGTCGGCTGGGTCTACGAGTACTACCGCGGCAATTTCGGTCGCTGA